The window GCCTCGTGGAGCGGTTCGAGAACGGCATGCCCGAGCCGCGGCTGATGTGGCAGCGTCCCAACGACGCCGCGTTCGTGGAACGGCTCGCCGCAGGGACAGTGGGATTCCGCCTCACCCCCGCGCGCGTCGTCGCAAAGCGCAAGCTCAGCCAGAACAAGCCCGTCGAGACGATCGAGTCGGTGATCGCGGCACTCGAGAGCGAAGGCCCGTACACCAACCGTCCTCTGGCGGCGGAGATGCGGCGCGCTCAGGTGGCGCGCGAGGGGAACCGGGCATGACGGCGCGGAACGACACCGTCGGGACGGTGCGCGCCGTTCGTCTGGCCGGTCCCGGCCGGGAGTTCCTCATCGACGACGAGCCGGTGGACCTTCACCTCGACGGCGGCGTCATCGTCGACATCGCGCCGACCGGCGCCCTGCGACCGCGTGGACAGGTGCTCGACGCCGATGGTCTCTGGGCGGTCCCCGGCTTGTGGGACAACCACGTGCACACGGTCCAGTGGGCGCTGGCGGCGGAGCGGGTCCCGTTGCATGACACGACCTCGGCGGCGGAAGCCGCGCTGCGGATGGGTGAGGCGCCGACGCTCCCCGACGGACGCCGCGTCGGTACGGGATTCCGCGACGCCCTGTGGCCGGATCGGCCGAGCCTGGAGCTGCTGGACGCGACGACGGGAGCGGCGCCCACCTACCTCATCAATGCCGACGTGCACAGCGTGTGGCTGAACACCGCTGCTCTCGCCCGCGAAGGCTTCCGTGCTGACGACGGGGTCCTGCGCGAGGAGGACGCCTTCGAGATCTCGCGCCGCCTCAACGCGGTCGACCCGGCGCACAGCGACGAGGCCGTGCTCCGCGCCGGTGAGGCCGCAGCGGCGCGAGGCGTCACCGGACTGGTCGATTTCGACATGGCGTGGAACGCCGCTGCTTGGCCGCGCCGCATCCGTGCGGGCTTCGCCTCGCACCGCGTGGAGTTCGCGTTCTATCCCGCAGACCTCGATCGTGCCGTGACCGAAGGGCTGCGTAGCGGCGAGCCGCACGAGGAACCGGACACTCCCGCGGAGGCGCGCGGTCTGATCCGTGTCGGCTCGCTCAAGATCATCACGGACGGGTCGCTGGGAACCCGCACCGCCGCGTGCTCTCACGCCTATCCGGACGACCCCGGCAACTACGGGGTCCTGACGGTACCGGGCGATGAGCTCGTCGCTCTGCTGACCACCGCGACCGGCGCGGGCATCACGGCGGCCGTGCACGCCATCGGCGACCGCGCTGTCACGTCCGCCCTCGACGCCTTCCTGGTCACCGGGGCGACCGGTTCTCTGGAGCACGCCCAGCTCGTGCGTCATGCCGACCTGGCGCGGTTCGCGCGCCTCGGTGTGATCGCCAGCGTGCAGCCGCAGCACGCCGTCGACGACCGTGACTTCGTCGAGCACCACTGGGCAGGGCAGACCTC of the Microbacterium sufflavum genome contains:
- a CDS encoding amidohydrolase produces the protein MTARNDTVGTVRAVRLAGPGREFLIDDEPVDLHLDGGVIVDIAPTGALRPRGQVLDADGLWAVPGLWDNHVHTVQWALAAERVPLHDTTSAAEAALRMGEAPTLPDGRRVGTGFRDALWPDRPSLELLDATTGAAPTYLINADVHSVWLNTAALAREGFRADDGVLREEDAFEISRRLNAVDPAHSDEAVLRAGEAAAARGVTGLVDFDMAWNAAAWPRRIRAGFASHRVEFAFYPADLDRAVTEGLRSGEPHEEPDTPAEARGLIRVGSLKIITDGSLGTRTAACSHAYPDDPGNYGVLTVPGDELVALLTTATGAGITAAVHAIGDRAVTSALDAFLVTGATGSLEHAQLVRHADLARFARLGVIASVQPQHAVDDRDFVEHHWAGQTSLGYPLSSLFAAGAEVRFGSDAPVAPLDPWQALSAAVWRTDDERESWHPEERLTVDQALSASVRSTLRPGEIADIALTSADPRTADAAALRAMPVAATLLAGRVTHVG